Proteins encoded together in one Marinithermus hydrothermalis DSM 14884 window:
- a CDS encoding 3-oxoacyl-ACP synthase, giving the protein MYLLGLGIYLPKPRMRAEEIAERSGLPAWVVREKLGIREKPIPGPEDHPAEMAVWAAQQALREAGIAPQEVDAVLSITEEYKDYPVWTSGSHIAHRLGARRAWAFDLNQKCASFIAALAVARGLIATGQARYVLIAGGYRNGDLIDYRDPEVRFMYDLAAGGAAAVLGPEGPGLRVLSTRLRTDSSLANAVLVPVGGTREPLTPHNLDRFRLVVTDPPGMKARLEAVSLANFLAVVREALEAAGHTPADLAYLALLHMKRSAHKAVLERLGLREDQSLYLEDYGHLGQLDPILSLKLALERALLPPGGLAALVAAGVGYHWGAAVVRREVRHGA; this is encoded by the coding sequence ATGTACCTCTTAGGGCTTGGGATCTACCTACCGAAGCCGCGCATGCGCGCGGAGGAGATCGCAGAGCGCAGCGGTCTTCCCGCGTGGGTGGTGCGCGAGAAGCTGGGGATCCGGGAAAAACCCATCCCCGGGCCGGAGGACCACCCCGCGGAGATGGCGGTCTGGGCTGCCCAGCAGGCCCTTCGCGAGGCCGGGATCGCTCCCCAGGAGGTGGACGCCGTCCTCTCCATCACCGAGGAGTACAAGGACTACCCGGTCTGGACGAGCGGCAGCCACATCGCCCACCGGCTCGGCGCGCGACGCGCGTGGGCGTTCGACCTGAACCAGAAGTGCGCGAGCTTCATCGCCGCGCTCGCCGTCGCCCGGGGCTTGATCGCGACCGGCCAGGCGCGGTACGTCCTCATCGCGGGCGGGTACCGCAACGGAGACCTGATCGACTACCGGGACCCAGAGGTGCGCTTCATGTATGACCTCGCCGCGGGAGGCGCGGCGGCCGTCCTCGGCCCCGAAGGGCCGGGCCTCCGGGTGCTCAGTACCCGGTTGCGCACCGACTCGAGCCTGGCCAACGCCGTGCTCGTTCCGGTGGGCGGCACGCGCGAGCCGCTCACCCCCCACAACCTCGACCGGTTCCGGCTCGTGGTGACCGACCCCCCCGGCATGAAGGCGCGGCTCGAGGCGGTGAGCCTCGCGAACTTCCTCGCCGTGGTCCGCGAGGCCCTGGAAGCGGCTGGCCATACCCCCGCGGACCTCGCCTACCTGGCCCTGTTGCACATGAAACGGTCGGCGCACAAAGCGGTTCTGGAACGCCTCGGCCTGCGGGAGGATCAAAGCCTCTACCTCGAGGATTACGGCCACCTGGGCCAGCTCGACCCGATTCTGTCGCTCAAGCTGGCCCTCGAGCGGGCCCTGCTCCCCCCGGGGGGGCTCGCGGCCCTCGTCGCTGCGGGCGTCGGTTACCACTGGGGGGCCGCGGTGGTGCGGCGGGAGGTGCGGCATGGAGCTTGA